Proteins encoded within one genomic window of Bacteroides sedimenti:
- a CDS encoding DNA-deoxyinosine glycosylase, with the protein MISCFSPVVDNNTTRIVVGTMPSVDSLRFSEYYGNPRNQFWKILFSVFEDGRQPAGYEDKIATAQKHGVGLWDILASCKREGSLDSNIKDESFNDFPLLLQRYSNVRILIFNGQNSYKYFLKVHGQLPGVEYRVMPSTSPANAAKNFEAKLKEWKEALSF; encoded by the coding sequence ATGATTAGTTGTTTCTCACCTGTTGTTGATAATAATACCACCCGTATAGTGGTGGGTACCATGCCCAGTGTGGATTCGCTCCGCTTTAGCGAGTATTACGGAAATCCAAGAAATCAATTCTGGAAGATACTTTTCTCTGTTTTTGAAGATGGACGCCAACCGGCTGGTTACGAAGATAAAATTGCAACGGCACAAAAACACGGCGTCGGGTTGTGGGATATTCTGGCTTCCTGTAAGCGTGAGGGGAGTCTGGATAGTAATATCAAGGATGAATCGTTTAATGATTTCCCTTTATTGCTCCAAAGATATTCCAACGTACGAATATTGATATTCAACGGACAGAATAGTTATAAGTATTTTCTGAAGGTGCATGGCCAGCTTCCGGGAGTGGAATACCGGGTGATGCCTTCAACCAGTCCGGCCAACGCGGCAAAGAACTTTGAAGCCAAACTCAAAGAATGGAAAGAGGCACTCTCTTTTTAA
- a CDS encoding 2-hydroxyacid dehydrogenase: protein MKKYTIAFFDTKPYDEASFNQVNENYQFELKYFKGHLNKNNVILTQGADAVCIFVNDIADAEVIEAMHKNGVKLLALRCAGFNNVDLAAAQGKITVVRVPAYSPYAVAEHAVALMMALNRKTHRAYLRTRDGNFTLNGLMGFDMHGKTAGIIGTGKIAKILIHILRGFGMNILAYDIYPDYNFARENQVVYTSLDELYHSSDIISLHCPLTDESKYMINDYTISKMKDGVMIINTGRGQLIHTNALIEGLKNKKIGAAGLDVYEEESEYFYEDKSDKIIDDDVLARLLSFNNVIVTSHQAFFTQEALSNIAHTTLQNMKDFFEGKPLENEVKIK, encoded by the coding sequence ATGAAGAAATACACGATTGCTTTTTTCGATACTAAGCCTTATGATGAGGCTTCATTTAATCAGGTTAATGAGAATTACCAATTCGAACTTAAATACTTCAAAGGACATCTCAACAAGAACAATGTAATCCTTACTCAGGGGGCCGATGCCGTATGCATCTTTGTGAACGACATTGCCGATGCCGAGGTGATTGAGGCTATGCATAAAAACGGGGTTAAGCTGCTAGCTTTAAGATGCGCCGGATTTAATAACGTTGACCTGGCAGCTGCCCAAGGTAAAATAACCGTAGTACGCGTACCGGCATATTCGCCTTATGCAGTGGCCGAACATGCCGTTGCACTAATGATGGCACTGAACAGGAAAACACATCGAGCCTACCTTCGTACCCGAGACGGAAACTTTACCCTGAACGGATTGATGGGGTTTGATATGCATGGAAAGACTGCCGGCATCATCGGAACCGGGAAGATAGCCAAGATACTAATCCACATCCTGAGAGGATTCGGCATGAACATTCTGGCTTATGATATCTATCCCGATTATAATTTTGCCCGTGAAAATCAGGTGGTCTACACTTCGCTGGATGAACTGTACCACAGTTCGGATATCATCTCTCTTCATTGTCCGCTCACTGATGAGAGCAAATACATGATTAACGACTACACCATCAGCAAGATGAAAGACGGAGTAATGATAATCAATACCGGCCGCGGACAGCTTATACACACCAATGCGCTGATTGAAGGGTTGAAGAACAAGAAGATTGGTGCTGCCGGACTAGATGTGTACGAGGAAGAGAGTGAATACTTCTACGAGGACAAGTCGGATAAGATTATAGACGACGACGTTCTGGCACGCCTGCTATCGTTCAACAATGTGATAGTCACCTCCCATCAGGCATTCTTCACGCAAGAGGCATTGAGTAACATTGCACATACTACCCTGCAGAACATGAAAGATTTCTTTGAAGGGAAGCCATTGGAAAATGAGGTAAAAATCAAATAA
- the ilvA gene encoding threonine ammonia-lyase, whose product MLSLDMIYKANTVLSSVIRRTDLISTDKINPNAQIFLKPENLQVTGSFKVRGASFKISQLTDEEKAKGVIACSAGNHAQGVALAAQRYGIKSLICLPSGAPISKVEATREKGAEICLVDGVYDDAYQRALQLRDERGLTFIHPFDDDYVIAGQGTIGLEILNDLPDVDVVIVPIGGGGLASGVAYAIKMLKPDTKVYGVQAEGAASMVKSIDQNQIKCLQSVLTIADGIAVKEPGENTFNLCQQYLDGIVTVSEDEICAAILCLMEHHRLIAEGAGAVSIAAAMFDKLPIEGKKVCCILSGGNIDVTILSRVVNRGLLKSGRTIEMLIELPDRPGSLLALTKVIVHHCANIISIHHERNGESPDVNSCNLRIVLETRNAEHTNEIREGIARNGFQILEWK is encoded by the coding sequence ATGCTTTCTCTTGATATGATTTACAAGGCGAACACCGTATTGAGTTCGGTGATTCGCAGAACAGATTTAATTAGTACAGACAAAATCAATCCCAATGCTCAGATATTCCTTAAGCCAGAGAATCTCCAAGTTACAGGTTCGTTCAAGGTGCGAGGGGCAAGCTTTAAAATCTCACAACTTACTGACGAAGAAAAAGCGAAAGGTGTAATAGCCTGTTCGGCTGGTAACCATGCACAGGGTGTGGCGCTGGCTGCACAACGGTATGGCATTAAGTCGCTTATTTGCTTGCCTTCGGGAGCTCCCATCAGCAAGGTGGAGGCAACTCGTGAAAAAGGAGCAGAGATTTGTCTGGTTGATGGGGTATATGATGATGCTTACCAACGCGCTTTACAATTGCGTGATGAACGAGGACTCACCTTTATCCATCCATTTGATGATGACTATGTGATTGCGGGGCAAGGCACAATTGGGTTGGAAATACTAAATGACCTGCCTGATGTTGATGTTGTGATTGTTCCTATTGGCGGAGGCGGACTGGCTAGTGGAGTGGCGTATGCCATCAAGATGCTGAAGCCTGACACGAAGGTTTACGGTGTTCAGGCAGAAGGTGCAGCTAGTATGGTTAAAAGTATCGACCAGAACCAGATTAAGTGCCTTCAGTCAGTGTTGACCATTGCAGACGGTATCGCGGTGAAAGAGCCGGGAGAGAACACGTTCAACCTTTGCCAACAATATCTTGATGGCATTGTAACGGTGAGTGAGGATGAGATTTGCGCTGCCATTCTTTGCCTGATGGAACACCATCGTCTTATTGCAGAAGGGGCAGGGGCTGTGTCGATTGCTGCGGCTATGTTCGACAAACTTCCTATCGAAGGGAAGAAAGTTTGCTGCATCCTTAGCGGAGGCAACATTGATGTGACAATTCTGAGCCGTGTGGTTAACCGTGGATTGCTTAAGAGCGGACGTACCATCGAAATGCTTATTGAGCTTCCCGATCGTCCTGGTTCGCTGTTGGCGCTGACGAAGGTTATTGTGCACCACTGTGCCAATATCATCTCTATTCACCACGAACGTAATGGCGAAAGTCCGGATGTAAACTCGTGCAACTTGCGTATTGTTCTCGAAACTCGTAATGCGGAACACACGAACGAAATTCGTGAAGGAATCGCCAGAAATGGTTTTCAGATATTGGAATGGAAATAA
- a CDS encoding heavy-metal-associated domain-containing protein, with protein sequence MKTLKFKTSAMCSGCVANIGKSLNEIAKPEQWSIDLSSKEKVLTIETDKEPEEIIRLIEKAGYKASQL encoded by the coding sequence ATGAAAACATTGAAATTTAAAACCAGTGCCATGTGCAGTGGATGTGTGGCTAATATAGGCAAAAGCCTGAACGAGATAGCTAAGCCGGAACAGTGGTCTATCGACCTCAGCTCAAAAGAGAAGGTGCTGACAATTGAGACCGACAAGGAGCCCGAAGAAATAATCCGTCTGATTGAGAAGGCGGGGTATAAAGCTTCGCAGCTCTGA
- a CDS encoding flavodoxin family protein: MKVILVNGSPHKHGCTYTALKEVADTLEKNGVETEIIYLGTQPISGCTACGICRKNGKCFIDDEVNIFLDKAENADGFVFGTPVHFASASGAITSFMDRAFYARGNRMINKPAAAVVSCRRGGATASFDQLNKYFSISNMPIVSSQYWNMVHGNTPEEVKQDEEGLQTMRTLAKNMAWLIKCIEAGHKAGVPLPAKEEKIYTNFIR; encoded by the coding sequence ATGAAAGTAATATTGGTAAACGGCAGCCCGCACAAGCATGGCTGCACCTACACAGCCCTGAAAGAGGTGGCCGATACGTTGGAAAAGAATGGTGTTGAGACTGAAATCATCTACCTGGGTACACAACCTATATCCGGCTGCACAGCATGTGGTATCTGCCGGAAAAACGGAAAGTGCTTCATTGATGATGAGGTGAACATCTTCCTGGATAAAGCCGAAAATGCCGACGGATTCGTGTTTGGCACACCGGTTCATTTCGCCTCGGCTTCGGGTGCCATCACCTCATTTATGGACAGGGCTTTCTATGCTCGTGGCAACCGAATGATAAACAAACCCGCAGCAGCCGTTGTCAGCTGTCGCCGTGGTGGAGCTACCGCCTCATTCGACCAGCTAAACAAGTACTTTTCAATCAGCAACATGCCCATCGTCTCTTCGCAATACTGGAATATGGTTCACGGCAATACCCCCGAAGAGGTGAAGCAAGACGAGGAAGGATTGCAAACCATGCGCACTCTGGCGAAGAATATGGCCTGGCTGATTAAATGCATAGAGGCAGGACACAAGGCAGGAGTTCCTTTGCCGGCGAAAGAGGAGAAAATCTACACCAATTTTATCAGATAA
- a CDS encoding TonB-dependent receptor: MKIFFALLLAFTAMGSYAQQPITGNVTDTDGEPVIGASVAWKNSTLGTTTNPDGQFELKPLKGNKELVVSFIGYESVTLEVNSKTELPLAIKLKPGIELKEVQVTARKQGLIQSRAGILNSQTITSTELLRAACCNLGESFETNPSVDVTYSDAATGARQIKLLGLSGTYVQMLTENIPNFRGAASPYGLGYIPGPWMQSIQVSKGTSSVKNGYEAVTGQINVEYKKPQNSDIFSANLYGNSMGRFEANADASVLLNKELSTMVFAHYENETTERDDNHDGFNDSPTMEQYNLQNRWEYHHGNYIFHAGIKGLHEKRGSGQMFDMANPYRIGINTDRVELFSKNAYILNPEKKSSIALILSGSIHNQDSYFGKKLYDVNQQNGYASLLYETDLGKKHNLSTGLSFNYDSYDQNYRLTHNSDQAKTADFIKEAVPGAYAQYTFSPNEKWTLMAGLRGDYSSEYGFFVTPRAHIKYNMNEYVNLRASAGKGYRTPHVLAENNYLLASSRDINIARNLNQEEAWNVGASASFYLPIAGKTLNVNTEYYYTDFVKQVVADMDTNPHVVSFYNLDGKSYAKNFQIETSYPFFRGFTLTAAYRITDVKSTYNGVLKEKPLTGKYKGLLTASYQTPLRIWQFDATLQLNGGGRMPSPYTNEDGTLSWSERYQGFPQLNAQVTRFFRSGSIYLGAENLTNFTQKHPIIDAANPYGGNFDSTMIWGPVQHGSRFYVGVRFNLPRNI, from the coding sequence ATGAAAATATTTTTTGCATTACTCTTGGCTTTTACAGCCATGGGCAGTTATGCGCAACAACCTATTACCGGGAATGTAACCGATACTGACGGCGAACCGGTAATCGGAGCAAGTGTTGCGTGGAAGAATTCTACCTTGGGAACAACAACCAATCCCGATGGTCAGTTTGAACTCAAGCCACTTAAAGGCAATAAAGAATTGGTTGTGAGCTTTATCGGCTATGAGTCGGTAACGCTGGAAGTGAATTCAAAAACCGAACTTCCGCTGGCTATCAAACTAAAGCCGGGCATTGAACTAAAAGAGGTTCAGGTTACCGCACGGAAACAGGGATTAATTCAATCCAGAGCCGGAATCCTTAACTCGCAAACCATCACTTCGACCGAACTTTTACGAGCCGCGTGCTGTAATCTGGGCGAAAGTTTCGAAACAAACCCTTCGGTGGATGTTACTTATAGTGACGCGGCCACAGGGGCCCGGCAGATAAAGTTGCTCGGGCTTTCGGGCACTTATGTACAGATGCTGACAGAGAACATTCCTAATTTCCGGGGTGCGGCATCTCCCTATGGACTAGGATATATCCCAGGTCCGTGGATGCAAAGCATACAGGTTTCAAAAGGAACCTCATCCGTAAAGAATGGATACGAAGCCGTTACGGGACAAATCAATGTGGAATACAAAAAGCCACAGAACTCAGATATTTTTTCGGCCAATCTCTATGGAAATTCAATGGGACGCTTCGAAGCCAATGCCGATGCATCGGTTTTGCTGAACAAGGAACTGAGCACGATGGTTTTTGCTCATTATGAGAATGAAACAACGGAGCGGGATGACAACCACGATGGGTTCAATGACTCTCCAACCATGGAACAGTACAACCTGCAAAACCGCTGGGAGTATCATCATGGAAACTATATATTTCATGCGGGAATAAAAGGGCTTCACGAAAAGAGAGGCAGCGGACAGATGTTTGATATGGCAAATCCTTATCGGATAGGGATTAATACAGACCGAGTGGAGCTCTTCTCCAAAAACGCCTATATACTGAACCCAGAAAAGAAGAGCAGCATTGCATTGATTCTTTCGGGAAGCATACACAATCAGGATTCGTACTTTGGAAAAAAGCTCTATGATGTGAATCAGCAGAATGGGTATGCCTCATTGCTTTACGAAACCGATTTGGGCAAAAAGCACAATCTGTCCACCGGACTCAGCTTCAATTACGATTCATACGACCAGAACTATCGTCTTACTCACAACTCCGATCAGGCAAAAACAGCTGATTTCATCAAGGAAGCAGTACCCGGGGCTTATGCACAATACACCTTTTCGCCGAATGAAAAGTGGACTTTGATGGCAGGTCTGCGGGGGGATTACAGCAGCGAGTACGGATTCTTTGTCACTCCGCGCGCCCATATCAAATACAATATGAATGAGTATGTAAACCTCCGGGCATCGGCAGGTAAAGGATATCGCACCCCGCATGTGCTGGCGGAAAACAATTACCTGCTGGCAAGTAGCCGTGATATCAATATTGCGAGAAACCTCAATCAGGAAGAGGCGTGGAACGTTGGAGCAAGCGCATCTTTCTACCTCCCCATTGCGGGAAAGACTTTGAACGTAAACACGGAGTATTATTACACGGACTTCGTGAAGCAGGTGGTTGCAGATATGGATACCAATCCGCATGTCGTCTCCTTTTATAATCTGGATGGAAAGTCGTATGCAAAGAATTTCCAGATAGAAACCTCCTACCCTTTTTTCAGAGGGTTTACACTAACAGCAGCTTATCGCATTACGGATGTAAAGAGTACCTATAACGGTGTACTAAAAGAAAAACCGCTGACGGGGAAATACAAAGGATTGCTGACAGCCTCTTATCAAACTCCACTGAGAATATGGCAGTTCGACGCTACACTTCAGCTGAATGGCGGAGGAAGGATGCCGTCACCTTACACGAATGAAGACGGCACCTTGTCATGGAGTGAGCGTTATCAGGGATTTCCTCAGCTAAACGCACAAGTTACCCGCTTCTTCCGTTCGGGTTCCATCTATTTGGGGGCTGAAAACCTGACCAACTTCACGCAGAAACACCCGATTATTGATGCGGCAAATCCTTACGGAGGCAACTTTGACTCTACAATGATTTGGGGCCCTGTGCAACATGGCAGCAGATTCTATGTGGGTGTGCGCTTTAATTTACCAAGAAATATTTAA
- a CDS encoding cytochrome d ubiquinol oxidase subunit II: MNTTYLFLQQYWWFLISLLGALLVFLLFVQGGNSLLFEVAKTEEQRKMLVNSTGRKWEFTFTTLVTFGGAFFASFPLFYSTSFGGAYWLWMIILFTFILQAVSYEFQSKAGNLLGKKTYQVFLVINGVVGPLLLGGAVATFFTGSNFLINKENIGNQLMPVISSWANASHGLDALLNPWNVILGLAVFFLSRVIALLYFTNNIDDAELNGRIRKALPANAGLFLLFFLLFLFKLLLMNGYAVKPETREIVMEPYKYLHNLIEMPVVLSLFLAGVVMVLFGIIRTILNKTYTKGVWFSGIGTVLTVLALFLCAGYNNTAYYPSTADIQSSLTLANSCSSMFTLKTMAIVSLLIPFVVAYIFYAWRALDRKKIDVREMNEGGHAY; this comes from the coding sequence ATGAATACGACTTATCTATTTTTGCAGCAATACTGGTGGTTCCTTATCTCCCTACTGGGGGCACTGTTGGTCTTTTTACTTTTTGTACAAGGGGGCAATTCGTTGCTTTTTGAGGTGGCTAAAACGGAAGAGCAACGAAAGATGCTTGTCAACTCCACCGGAAGGAAATGGGAGTTTACGTTTACTACGCTGGTTACCTTTGGCGGAGCATTCTTTGCATCATTCCCTTTGTTTTATAGCACAAGCTTCGGGGGGGCCTACTGGCTCTGGATGATTATCCTTTTCACCTTTATCCTGCAGGCGGTATCTTATGAGTTCCAATCGAAAGCGGGCAACCTGCTCGGCAAGAAGACCTATCAGGTATTTCTTGTGATAAACGGTGTGGTAGGACCATTGTTGCTGGGTGGGGCAGTGGCCACCTTCTTTACCGGTTCCAACTTTTTAATTAATAAGGAGAACATCGGAAACCAGCTGATGCCGGTTATCTCCTCTTGGGCAAATGCTTCCCACGGGTTGGATGCCTTGCTGAACCCCTGGAACGTGATCCTTGGGTTGGCGGTTTTCTTCCTTTCACGCGTAATAGCCTTACTCTATTTTACCAACAATATAGACGATGCAGAATTGAATGGCCGCATTCGGAAGGCATTGCCTGCAAATGCCGGATTGTTTCTGCTCTTCTTTCTTCTCTTTTTGTTTAAGTTGTTGCTGATGAACGGTTATGCAGTGAAACCCGAAACCCGCGAAATTGTGATGGAACCGTATAAATACCTGCATAATCTGATTGAAATGCCGGTTGTACTCTCTCTCTTTCTGGCAGGAGTAGTGATGGTTCTGTTTGGCATTATTAGAACAATTCTGAACAAAACATACACCAAGGGAGTCTGGTTTTCGGGCATTGGCACTGTGCTCACTGTTTTGGCGCTATTCCTTTGTGCCGGGTACAACAATACTGCCTATTACCCATCAACGGCTGATATACAGAGCTCGCTGACCCTGGCAAATAGCTGTTCCAGTATGTTTACCCTCAAAACTATGGCGATAGTATCCTTGTTGATTCCGTTTGTGGTGGCCTATATTTTCTATGCATGGCGTGCGCTCGATAGGAAGAAGATTGATGTTCGGGAAATGAATGAGGGGGGACATGCTTATTGA
- a CDS encoding heavy-metal-associated domain-containing protein gives MKTKMILSVLAILLTFTTVAAKDIRSITLKVDEMMCEIHEAKITNMLRFEKGVKEVKTDVPSRKVVIKYDAEKTTPEKLIKSFEKVKCTAEPFPENKANEDKK, from the coding sequence ATGAAAACAAAAATGATTCTTTCCGTGTTAGCCATTCTATTGACTTTCACAACAGTAGCAGCAAAAGATATAAGAAGCATAACTTTGAAAGTTGATGAGATGATGTGCGAAATACACGAAGCAAAAATCACCAATATGCTTCGCTTTGAAAAGGGAGTGAAAGAGGTGAAAACAGATGTTCCATCCCGAAAGGTAGTCATCAAGTATGATGCGGAAAAAACAACTCCCGAAAAACTGATTAAATCTTTCGAGAAGGTAAAGTGTACTGCCGAACCGTTTCCCGAGAACAAGGCAAACGAGGACAAGAAATAA
- a CDS encoding riboflavin synthase, with amino-acid sequence MFSGIIEEYAEVVSVVKDRENLHITMKCSFVNELKIDQSVAHNGVCLTVVSMTDDTYTVTAMKETIDRSNIGLLKPGDKVNVERSMMMNGRLDGHIVQGHVDQTASCLAVEEVGGSWIYTFKYTFDKEMAKRGYITVDKGSVTVNGVSLTVCNPTDDTFQVNIIPYTYEYTNFHTIQVGTIVNLEFDIIGKYISRMIQYK; translated from the coding sequence ATGTTTTCAGGAATCATTGAAGAATATGCTGAAGTAGTTTCTGTGGTCAAGGACCGCGAGAACCTGCACATTACCATGAAGTGCTCGTTTGTTAACGAACTTAAGATAGACCAAAGCGTGGCTCACAACGGCGTTTGCCTGACAGTGGTGAGCATGACCGACGACACCTATACTGTAACTGCCATGAAGGAAACCATCGATCGTTCCAATATCGGCTTGCTGAAACCGGGCGATAAGGTGAACGTGGAGAGAAGCATGATGATGAACGGACGTTTAGACGGGCATATCGTTCAGGGTCATGTAGACCAGACGGCATCCTGTTTAGCTGTGGAAGAAGTGGGCGGAAGCTGGATATACACCTTTAAGTACACATTCGACAAGGAGATGGCGAAGCGTGGGTACATCACGGTGGACAAAGGATCGGTTACGGTGAACGGCGTAAGCCTTACGGTGTGCAACCCTACGGACGACACATTCCAGGTAAACATCATCCCTTACACCTATGAGTATACAAACTTTCATACCATTCAGGTGGGAACTATCGTCAATCTGGAATTCGATATCATCGGTAAATACATCAGCCGGATGATTCAGTATAAGTAA
- a CDS encoding DUF4492 domain-containing protein, protein MTKKNIIVTIYSFYIEGFRAMKLGKVLWMIILIKLFILFFILKLFFFPRFLNNYKTDEAKQEYVGSELVNRAKSNNQ, encoded by the coding sequence ATGACTAAAAAGAATATCATAGTTACTATTTATAGTTTCTACATAGAAGGCTTTCGTGCCATGAAGCTGGGCAAGGTTTTGTGGATGATAATCCTTATTAAGCTCTTTATTCTATTTTTTATTCTGAAATTATTCTTCTTTCCTCGTTTCCTGAACAATTACAAAACGGATGAAGCAAAGCAGGAATATGTGGGAAGCGAATTGGTAAACCGTGCAAAATCTAATAATCAATAA
- a CDS encoding cytochrome ubiquinol oxidase subunit I yields the protein MFESIDTSLIDWSRAQFALTAMYHWLFVPLTLGLALIMAIMETLYYRTKNEFWKKTAKFWMKLFGINFAIGVATGIILEFEFGTNWSNYSWLVGDIFGAPLAIEGILAFFMEATFIAVMFFGWDKVSRGYHLASTWLTGIGATLSAWWILVANAWMQNPVGMVFNPDSVRNEMMDFFAIAFSPVALSKFLHSVLSGWILGAVFVVGISAWFLLKKRHKEFAIASIKIGAIVGLVASVLVAWSGDSSAYQVAQTQPMKLAAMEGYYDGQQGAPLVAIGVLNSKKQTYNDEIYPFIIDIKMPKLLSFLATRNLNGYVPGIKNIIDGGYKQSDGTIAISAKEKIARGQTAISALGAYRAAMKAGNKEEALFCRQVLKDNIQYFGYGYIKDVNQLIPNVMLTFYSFRIMVILGGYFILFFALVLFLAYRKNLPEMKWMHRLAIFTIPLGYIAGQAGWIVAEVGRQPWTIQDMLPTCASISKLDVSSVQTTFFIFLFLFTVMLIAEVRILLKEIKKGPEA from the coding sequence ATGTTTGAAAGTATAGACACCTCTTTAATCGACTGGTCGAGGGCGCAATTTGCCCTCACTGCCATGTATCACTGGCTCTTTGTGCCCCTTACACTTGGGCTGGCGCTAATCATGGCCATCATGGAAACTTTGTATTATCGCACAAAGAATGAATTCTGGAAAAAGACGGCTAAGTTCTGGATGAAGCTGTTCGGCATCAACTTTGCCATTGGTGTGGCAACTGGCATCATTCTGGAGTTTGAGTTCGGTACCAACTGGAGCAACTACTCTTGGCTGGTGGGAGATATCTTCGGAGCCCCTCTGGCAATCGAAGGAATTCTGGCGTTCTTTATGGAAGCCACTTTTATAGCGGTTATGTTTTTCGGGTGGGATAAGGTAAGTAGAGGCTATCACCTTGCTTCTACCTGGCTTACAGGAATAGGTGCCACGCTTTCGGCCTGGTGGATTCTGGTGGCAAATGCCTGGATGCAAAACCCGGTAGGGATGGTGTTTAACCCCGATTCGGTGCGGAACGAGATGATGGATTTCTTTGCCATTGCTTTCTCGCCGGTTGCGCTGAGTAAGTTTCTTCATAGCGTACTCTCCGGTTGGATTCTGGGAGCAGTGTTCGTGGTAGGAATAAGTGCCTGGTTCCTGCTGAAGAAGCGGCACAAGGAGTTTGCCATAGCCAGCATAAAGATAGGTGCCATTGTAGGGTTGGTTGCTTCGGTGCTTGTTGCCTGGTCGGGCGACAGTTCGGCCTATCAGGTGGCACAGACCCAACCAATGAAGCTGGCGGCGATGGAGGGTTATTATGATGGGCAGCAAGGAGCTCCGCTGGTTGCGATAGGTGTGTTGAATTCGAAAAAGCAAACGTACAACGACGAGATATATCCTTTCATCATTGATATTAAAATGCCTAAATTGCTCTCTTTTCTGGCAACCCGAAATTTGAACGGTTATGTTCCGGGAATAAAGAACATCATTGATGGCGGATACAAACAGAGTGACGGAACGATTGCCATCTCTGCTAAAGAGAAGATTGCACGTGGGCAGACGGCTATTTCTGCGCTGGGGGCTTACCGTGCCGCGATGAAAGCCGGAAACAAGGAGGAGGCGCTCTTCTGTCGCCAGGTACTAAAGGATAACATTCAATATTTTGGCTACGGATACATAAAAGACGTAAACCAGTTGATTCCGAATGTGATGCTGACCTTCTACTCCTTCCGCATCATGGTGATTCTGGGTGGTTATTTCATCCTTTTCTTTGCTTTGGTACTTTTCCTGGCGTACAGAAAGAATCTGCCGGAGATGAAATGGATGCACCGGTTGGCCATCTTCACCATTCCTCTGGGATATATAGCCGGACAAGCCGGATGGATAGTTGCTGAGGTCGGTCGTCAGCCGTGGACCATTCAGGACATGCTTCCAACCTGCGCTTCCATCTCGAAACTAGATGTAAGTTCTGTGCAAACCACTTTCTTCATCTTCCTGTTTCTCTTTACCGTAATGCTGATAGCAGAGGTGCGCATTCTGTTGAAAGAGATAAAGAAGGGGCCTGAAGCCTGA